A DNA window from Halomonas zincidurans B6 contains the following coding sequences:
- a CDS encoding TRAP transporter substrate-binding protein: protein MTITTTTRFVSIVGGAFIGLTALGASAATEMPPLPEVTGDKVEAEGNFNIKFSIGTTKSGAQYRGLEYFEKIVEQRSGGDIQVELFPGAQLGDDLQATSALQAGTLEMTMPSTSPLVNMFPKFAVFDLPFLFPKPEMADAVLDGEIGQQMLEDASSKGLVAIGWGENGYRQLTNSQRPVDSPDDLEGLKIRTMQNELHMDIWRTLGANPTPMSFAELFTALEQGVVDGQENPWITIKSSKFNEVQDYATETNHVYTPFITLVSKRFWDRLPEEYQQLLRDAATKMGNYQRDVSRTLNDQIKQDLKDSGMQITELTDEQIKVFQNKLEPVYKNWRDEIGGELIDQIRTKVQQAQAQQ, encoded by the coding sequence ATGACAATAACCACAACGACTCGCTTTGTTTCCATCGTTGGCGGCGCGTTTATCGGACTCACCGCGCTAGGCGCCTCCGCGGCGACCGAGATGCCGCCGTTACCGGAAGTCACCGGCGACAAGGTCGAGGCCGAAGGCAATTTCAATATCAAGTTCAGCATCGGCACCACGAAATCGGGCGCACAATACCGCGGCCTCGAGTATTTCGAGAAAATCGTCGAGCAACGCAGCGGCGGCGACATCCAGGTCGAGCTCTTCCCCGGCGCGCAGCTAGGCGACGATCTTCAAGCTACCAGCGCCCTTCAAGCCGGCACCCTGGAAATGACCATGCCGTCTACGTCACCGCTGGTGAACATGTTCCCGAAGTTCGCGGTCTTCGATTTACCCTTCTTGTTTCCGAAGCCGGAGATGGCGGATGCCGTGCTCGATGGCGAAATCGGCCAGCAAATGCTCGAAGACGCTTCATCGAAGGGCTTGGTCGCCATCGGCTGGGGCGAGAACGGCTACCGCCAATTGACCAATAGCCAGCGCCCCGTCGACAGCCCTGACGATCTCGAAGGGCTCAAAATCCGCACCATGCAGAATGAACTTCATATGGATATCTGGCGGACACTGGGTGCCAATCCGACGCCGATGTCCTTCGCGGAGTTGTTCACGGCGCTTGAGCAAGGGGTCGTCGACGGCCAGGAAAACCCCTGGATCACTATCAAGTCTTCGAAGTTTAATGAAGTGCAAGACTACGCCACTGAAACCAACCACGTATACACACCATTTATCACCCTGGTGTCCAAGCGTTTCTGGGACCGCCTGCCGGAAGAATATCAGCAATTGCTGCGCGACGCGGCGACCAAGATGGGCAACTACCAGCGTGACGTCAGCCGTACGCTGAACGATCAGATAAAACAGGACCTGAAGGATTCAGGCATGCAGATCACCGAACTTACCGACGAGCAGATCAAGGTCTTCCAGAACAAGCTGGAGCCGGTCTATAAAAACTGGCGCGACGAGATTGGCGGCGAATTGATCGACCAAATTCGCACCAAAGTACAGCAGGCGCAAGCGCAGCAATAA
- a CDS encoding L-fuconate dehydratase: MTQIIHLEARDVRFPTSRQLDGSDAMNEAPDYSATYVTLTTDTHDAHQGHGLTFTIGRGNDVCVMAVEALASRIVGRDLEAITAEMGAFWRDLTSGDSQLRWLGPEKGVMHLAAAAIVNAVWDLWAKREGKPVWKLLVDMTPEQLVRCLDFRFVTDALTPQEAIALLKRREAGKAEREAHMRAEGYPAYTTSAGWLGYSEDKMRRLAREALAEGWTHFKQKVGGNLEEDRQRARILREEIGWDRALMMDANQMWEVDEAVANMRDLAEFDPLWIEEPTSPDDILGHAEIRRRLAPIGVATGEHCHNRVMFKQLLQAGAIDYCQLDAARLGGLNEVIVVMLLAAKYDVPICPHGGGVGLCEYTQHISLFDYIAVSGSLEGRILEYVDHLHEHFVDPVRIQHGRYRVTEAPGYSITMHEKSLSHHCYPDGEAWTSSQELNQLADYD; encoded by the coding sequence ATGACCCAGATCATCCATCTAGAAGCCAGAGACGTCCGCTTTCCCACCTCGCGACAGCTCGATGGCTCGGATGCCATGAACGAGGCGCCGGACTATTCGGCGACCTATGTCACGCTCACTACCGACACCCACGACGCCCATCAGGGACACGGCCTGACGTTCACCATCGGCCGCGGCAACGATGTCTGCGTCATGGCCGTCGAGGCCCTGGCCTCGCGTATCGTGGGGCGCGATCTCGAGGCCATCACCGCCGAGATGGGAGCGTTCTGGCGCGACCTCACCAGCGGCGACAGCCAGCTGCGCTGGCTGGGGCCGGAGAAGGGCGTGATGCACCTGGCCGCCGCCGCCATCGTCAATGCCGTGTGGGACCTGTGGGCGAAGCGTGAAGGCAAGCCGGTATGGAAGCTGTTGGTCGACATGACCCCGGAGCAGCTGGTCCGCTGCCTGGACTTTCGCTTCGTCACCGATGCCCTTACGCCGCAGGAGGCCATCGCCCTGCTCAAGCGCCGCGAGGCCGGCAAGGCAGAACGCGAGGCCCACATGCGCGCCGAGGGCTATCCCGCTTACACCACCTCCGCCGGTTGGTTAGGCTACTCCGAGGACAAGATGCGCCGCCTGGCGCGCGAGGCGCTGGCCGAGGGCTGGACGCACTTCAAGCAGAAGGTCGGCGGCAATCTCGAGGAAGACCGTCAGCGTGCGCGCATCCTGCGCGAGGAGATCGGCTGGGATCGAGCACTGATGATGGACGCCAACCAGATGTGGGAAGTCGACGAAGCCGTCGCCAACATGCGTGATCTGGCCGAGTTCGACCCGCTGTGGATCGAGGAACCCACCAGCCCCGACGACATCCTCGGTCACGCCGAAATCCGCCGCCGCCTGGCCCCTATCGGGGTCGCCACCGGCGAGCATTGCCATAACCGGGTGATGTTCAAGCAACTGCTGCAAGCCGGCGCCATCGACTATTGCCAGCTCGATGCCGCGCGTCTCGGCGGGCTCAACGAAGTGATCGTAGTCATGCTCCTGGCCGCCAAGTATGACGTCCCGATATGTCCGCATGGGGGTGGCGTGGGCCTGTGCGAGTACACCCAGCACATTTCGCTATTCGACTACATCGCCGTGTCCGGCTCGCTGGAAGGACGCATTCTCGAATACGTCGATCACCTCCACGAGCATTTCGTCGATCCGGTGCGCATCCAGCATGGGCGCTACCGGGTAACCGAGGCGCCGGGATACAGCATCACCATGCATGAGAAGTCCCTTTCGCATCATTGTTATCCCGACGGTGAGGCCTGGACTTCATCACAGGAGCTCAATCAATTGGCCGACTACGACTAA